A stretch of the Candidatus Hydrogenedentota bacterium genome encodes the following:
- a CDS encoding wax ester/triacylglycerol synthase family O-acyltransferase produces the protein MATPNLKRRLSPMDAFFLYLEREEEPMNVGFVAQFEGKISPKQFRSHIESRLHLIPRYLQRVVPAPLNVGLPTWEFDPGFDIGNHIHYIKCDPPGDDDALRRTSERLFRGTLDRGKPLWEIYVIHGMKGNRTGMVTKIHHCMVDGIAGVALMYVIFDAWPKPEKVKKQKYNPAPIPNQAQLLYDALWDNAIDALDHWARFQKGLADYARGFTSSQTLDAVKEFAASMRDFLSPAKRMPFNKAFSGERKFAFADFSFAEARAIRAACGGTLNDVALTVLSGACQRYALMHGEKLRKRYLRVLVPVNIRTEDERGAMGNRISFLPVEIPLEVKDHIERLRIINETTQELKQSRVSEAVGLMFNALQGAPAPLQALALGSAARPTVQQALGMVWQVPPMHLICTNVPGPQIPLYSVGKRLLNYYGLLPIALEMGISCGITSYDQRLFISFIADGNAAPDVDKLMDFMRECFIELRAAAEVKERHVVELAHAIRAQEAEMARGNGHDNGNGAVKRRVRKPKADTPKAIAVAPADTAASVN, from the coding sequence ATGGCCACGCCCAATCTGAAACGGCGGTTGTCGCCGATGGACGCCTTCTTCCTGTATTTGGAGCGGGAAGAGGAGCCCATGAACGTCGGGTTCGTGGCGCAGTTCGAGGGGAAGATCTCGCCCAAGCAATTCCGCTCGCACATCGAATCGCGGCTCCATCTAATTCCACGCTACCTCCAACGCGTAGTTCCAGCGCCGCTCAATGTCGGCCTGCCGACCTGGGAATTCGATCCCGGCTTCGATATCGGCAACCACATTCACTACATCAAATGCGACCCGCCAGGCGACGATGATGCGTTGCGCCGCACCTCCGAGCGACTGTTCCGCGGCACGCTCGACCGCGGCAAGCCGCTGTGGGAGATTTACGTCATCCACGGGATGAAGGGCAACCGCACGGGGATGGTGACGAAAATCCACCATTGCATGGTGGACGGAATTGCGGGCGTCGCGCTGATGTACGTCATCTTCGACGCGTGGCCGAAGCCCGAAAAGGTTAAAAAGCAGAAGTACAATCCCGCGCCGATTCCCAATCAGGCGCAGTTGTTGTACGACGCGTTGTGGGACAACGCGATCGATGCGCTGGACCATTGGGCGCGGTTCCAAAAAGGACTCGCGGACTACGCGCGCGGCTTTACGTCGTCGCAAACGCTGGACGCGGTGAAGGAATTCGCCGCGTCGATGCGGGACTTCTTGTCGCCGGCAAAGCGGATGCCGTTCAACAAGGCGTTTTCCGGCGAGCGCAAATTCGCGTTCGCGGACTTTTCGTTCGCGGAGGCACGGGCGATTCGCGCGGCGTGCGGCGGCACATTGAACGACGTCGCGCTCACGGTATTGAGCGGCGCGTGCCAGCGCTACGCGTTGATGCACGGGGAGAAACTGCGCAAGCGTTACCTGCGCGTGCTGGTGCCGGTGAATATCCGCACCGAAGACGAGCGCGGGGCGATGGGCAACCGGATATCGTTTCTGCCGGTCGAGATTCCCCTCGAAGTGAAGGACCACATCGAGCGCCTGCGCATCATCAACGAAACGACGCAGGAACTGAAGCAGTCTCGCGTGAGCGAGGCCGTGGGGCTGATGTTCAATGCGTTGCAGGGCGCGCCGGCGCCGTTGCAGGCCTTGGCACTCGGCAGCGCCGCACGGCCCACGGTGCAGCAGGCGTTGGGGATGGTCTGGCAGGTGCCGCCGATGCACCTAATCTGCACGAACGTGCCGGGACCGCAGATTCCCCTGTATTCGGTGGGCAAACGGTTGTTGAACTACTACGGACTGCTGCCGATCGCGCTCGAGATGGGAATCAGTTGCGGGATCACCAGCTACGATCAGCGGCTGTTTATTTCCTTCATCGCGGACGGCAATGCGGCGCCGGACGTCGACAAGCTGATGGACTTCATGCGCGAGTGCTTCATCGAACTGCGCGCTGCCGCGGAAGTGAAGGAGCGGCACGTCGTCGAGCTGGCGCACGCCATCCGCGCGCAGGAGGCGGAAATGGCGCGGGGCAACGGCCACGACAATGGCAACGGCGCGGTGAAGCGGCGCGTTCGGAAACCCAAAGCGGACACGCCCAAAGCGATTGCGGTCGCCCCAGCCGACACGGCGGCGAGCGTCAACTGA
- a CDS encoding DUF4265 domain-containing protein, whose translation MDRDSLKDAISSALDKFGGAYSYSMTEIDTDRPVVNYLFRSDHPRELWDILQERLFKNPRFGRCLSESSIVTCQGDTGWGDTLTLLHFDPSVKLQDFNGNEMEQILCRFHRNPIWGQRADFLILACIVNVHDDFAPPEVEELWARRVGQYAFEVCCIPFYAYDINLGDIVETNRKFLVKSIIIASQNYTFRVWFGETKGSKARSEIVGAIQDLGCEMEWSSTDLLAVSAQSHFAQRVADYLHQQELSERLQYETGRLK comes from the coding sequence ATGGACAGGGATTCCCTGAAGGACGCAATCAGTAGTGCATTGGACAAGTTTGGCGGCGCGTATAGCTATAGCATGACAGAGATCGATACCGACAGGCCTGTAGTCAACTATTTGTTCAGATCAGATCACCCGCGTGAACTGTGGGATATTCTGCAGGAGCGACTATTCAAAAATCCAAGATTTGGACGATGTCTTTCTGAATCTTCGATTGTAACATGCCAAGGCGACACGGGTTGGGGCGATACCTTAACACTTCTCCATTTTGATCCGTCGGTGAAATTGCAGGATTTCAATGGCAACGAGATGGAACAGATCCTGTGTAGGTTTCACAGGAATCCAATATGGGGGCAGCGCGCAGACTTTCTAATTTTAGCGTGTATTGTCAATGTACATGATGATTTCGCCCCGCCAGAGGTGGAAGAATTATGGGCGCGGCGCGTTGGACAGTATGCTTTCGAAGTATGCTGTATACCATTTTATGCGTACGATATTAATCTTGGAGACATAGTAGAAACAAACAGAAAGTTTCTAGTTAAATCTATAATTATAGCTTCTCAGAACTACACTTTCCGTGTTTGGTTCGGTGAAACAAAAGGTTCCAAAGCGCGTAGTGAAATAGTGGGCGCTATCCAGGATTTGGGGTGTGAAATGGAATGGTCGAGTACCGATTTGCTTGCAGTCAGTGCTCAGTCGCATTTCGCGCAGCGAGTTGCAGACTACCTACACCAACAAGAGCTAAGTGAAAGATTACAATACGAAACTGGGCGTTTGAAGTAG